GTTGATCCCCAAGATCAACAAGTATGCTCTGGACAGCCAAGACAACCAGTTGTTCCTTTCCATATTGGGGGAGAATGGTCTGGAAATCCATTTGATGGGCGACATGGACATACTCAATGAGCCTGTTATGCCCACCGAGCAGTCCGTTCGTGATGAACACCATTGGAGGGAATTGACGGATGATGAAGTAAAAGAGGAACTTGAAGAACAGATGGAGTGTTATTCGGAAGAAGTCGAAACCTATACCAATGCTCCCGAAAATGGTTTCAACAAGGGAATCCTGATCGACCCCAAAACCTGTAATTGGGAGGAAGTCTATCTAAGGCATAAGGAAATTGCCAAAATTGAAACCAGTGCTGTTCCCATCGAAAAAAAGAAGATGGACGATTGTACGCCCACGGAGAAAATCCAAAAGATGAACGACAGGGAAATCCGTAAGAAACAAATCGAGAACAATAAACAGTTTGAGGAAGTGGTACGGATGGTAAGGGAATCGGAGTACCATAATTCTAAAAAGACATTGACCACTGATGAAATGGTTGCTTTTTGCTTGGTGTTGTTCGAGAACCATATAGGGTGGCACAACCAAGAAGAGTTCTTTAAGGGGTTCCTGGGGAAGTCCGGAAAAAAGGATGCGGCAGGAGTGGTCGAAGAGTTCAGGAAAAACTTCAAAAAGGAGGTATTCCACAAGTTGATACGGTTTGTAATGGCAAGGGAAGTCCACTTTGGGGAGCTGAACCACAAGAACAACAACGTGAACAGTTCCGTTTATACGGCAATCAGGCCCTTTTTGACCAAAGAGTTTGAAACCATTGAATCCGATTTTGAGCAAAAAAGAATCAAAAGGGAAAAGCGGTTGAATGAGCGTATCGCCGCTCTTGAAAAGGAGAACGAAATGCTAAAAAGCGCATAATACCCCCAAACATAGATTTTATGGCAACAATTGAATTTGAACAACGATTGAAAAAGGGAGAGAAAGGGTTAAGGGATGCCTTGGCCTCCCACATGGACAAAGGAACCAACTATGCCGATGTGAGGGACTTTATCCATGATGTGAGACAGATATTGATCAATCATGAGCTTTCCGAATTGTTCCAGACCGGGCATGGCCATAACCATGTTTGGATCAAAAGGGTTGGGGACAACGAACGATGGGCGATCATCATGGATTGATAGAAAAGGGACAGGTTCCCAAACGCAATGTTCGTTTTTGTTAAGGTTGGAGGTCCGCAGGCCATTGGTTTGCGGACTTTTTTATGCCCCCAAAAAAGGGCGGTTTATGGATGGCCGCCCTTTAAATAAAAACAAAGACTGGTTTAAACCGGTCCGCTCAAATATACTTCTAAATTGGGAGCCAAAAAATACAATAAATACAAGTATTTTAAGTATTAATTGTGTAACTTTGAATTATTGTACAACAAGTAATTATTGTGAAAGTTATATCCGTCATCAACAAAAAAGGAGGGTGCACCAAAACGACAACGTGCATCCACATGGCCGCGTACCTGGCCAAAAGGGGAAACAAGATTTTGCTCATTGACTTTGAGGCACAGCGTAATCTTTCTATCGGGTACGGAATCCCGGAGGATTACCCCTATACGGTTTTCGACATGTTGAATGGCAAAGCCGGTCTAAGGCTAAAGAACAAAAAAAGGAATCTGTACATCCTTGCAGGTTCCGATATGATCGATACCGAGGTGTACCCATTGGACATACTTAAGAAACGATTGGAGGTACTTGAGAAAATGTTCAAAAAGGAACATGATATCACTTTTGATTATGCCATAATCGATTGCTCCCCATCCGACCTTAAGAACAAGTATGCCAAAGGTAAGTTGCAGCCCAAGCTGAACCAGATTGCCCTTTATGCATCCGATGCCTTTATCGTTCCCTTGGTTCACGAAAAGTATGCCGTTGATGGTCTTGCCAACTTTATGTATGATGCGGCCGCATTTAAAAAGGAGTTCAACCCTTCCCTTAAGGTGGGCGGGGTTTTCTTCAACATCGTGGAAGAGAACACCAGACGGTTCAAAAAATACTATCTAGAGGTTCAGGATTCCGTTCCCGATGATTATTTTTTAAAAACATTTGTGCGCAAGGATGTACAAATAGCGGATGCAACGGACGAGGGGGAGAGTATTTTTGAGGTGGCCCCAAAATCAAGATCGGCCAAGGATTACAGTAAATTGTGTAGGGAAATATTGAACAAAATAAATTGATGGACATGAAAGACAAAAGTTTGCAAGGAGGGTTTGACGAGTTCGATGAAAACGAGGTTGCCCTTAAAATAAAAAAGCCAAAAAGGGTATCGTTCACGATTACCCATGATGCAGAGACCAAAGAACTGATGGATGACATCCAATGGCTCCAGCAGTATGTTGTTAAAAAAAGCCCGGTTTCCCAAGGGGATGTCATTTCGGAGGCTCTGGAGCTCTTGGCGGACAAGATCGGTTATGACAAGCTGAAAAAGGAATACGCGGAGGATCTGGCCAACGCAACTATTACGGCGGGCAGAAAGAGTAGGAGGTAACACCAATTTGAATCAAATCATTTAGTCATGGATATTCAGGACATTAAAAAAATGCCAGTGGCCAAGCGTATTTTGATCGCTCAGGACATTTGGGACTCTATCGAGGACAAAGATTCCATTGAGTTGAGCGATGAAACCAAAGCGGAACTTGATAACCGAATCGATTACCACAAGAGCGGTAAGGCCAAATATTATTCCCTGGAGGAATCGAGGGAACGAAACGCCAAGTTGAGGAATGACCTATAGATTCCAGATCCTTGAAGCCGCCGATCATGATATTGCCGAGGCCATTCTTCAATATGAGAAAGTCCGCAAGGGCCTATCGGTCGATTTTGAACTTTGCCTGGAGGAAGGATATGCCGATATATTGAACACGCCCCTTGGTTATCAGGTAAGGTACAGGGAGGTCAGGATAAAGTTTATCAGGCGTTTTCCCTATGGGATCCACTATATGGTCGAGGATGATATGATAACGGTAATCTCCGTTTTCCATCAATCCAGAAGCCCAAGGAAATGGTTTAAAAGATTAGGGGAAAAATAAATTTGCCATGGAACATCCGAACAAGGAACAAAGGGACAACCAAGCCAAAATGTTGGAGCAGCTCCCAAAGGAGCTAAGGGAAGAACACGCCCAAATCTTTCGGTTAGGTAACGCTGCTTACATATACCATTCGTTGGCCAGTGAAGAACTTGAACCTACGGAGGAAGATTTTGAAGAGTGGCTGGAGGGCCTTCCGGATAATGTTGGCACCGATATGAAGGCGAGGGGATTTGAAGAGTGCCGGGGCATATTCTCGTTCACCAGGTATGTGATGGAGAAGAACGATATCGGGATGGATGAATGGATGGAGCAAAACCTTTCCGAAGAGGATTATCGGGCCTATTCCGAAATGCACAGGAAAATGAAAGAACGCAATTCATAAATTGGGAAAAAGAGTCAGGACATATCCGGAAATCCAGACGGGACAGCTTTGGAGCGTGAATGGGCAGGTCTATGAACTGGTCGATATGCGGGTAACCGCTGTGGAGTCGCCCACTAAGTTTTTGACCACAGTATTTTTCAGGAGCAAAGATCCAAACAGTGAAAATCCTTTTTTTGAGGAAAAGGTCAAAACGGTACTTTCCGATCCAATTTTCAAAAGGCACATATTTGGCGGCAGAAGGGAACTGGAGGAATGGCTGCAAGATGTGCCGGGAGGGGTCAGTACAAGGCTCTATA
This Flagellimonas marinaquae DNA region includes the following protein-coding sequences:
- a CDS encoding ParA family protein, which gives rise to MKVISVINKKGGCTKTTTCIHMAAYLAKRGNKILLIDFEAQRNLSIGYGIPEDYPYTVFDMLNGKAGLRLKNKKRNLYILAGSDMIDTEVYPLDILKKRLEVLEKMFKKEHDITFDYAIIDCSPSDLKNKYAKGKLQPKLNQIALYASDAFIVPLVHEKYAVDGLANFMYDAAAFKKEFNPSLKVGGVFFNIVEENTRRFKKYYLEVQDSVPDDYFLKTFVRKDVQIADATDEGESIFEVAPKSRSAKDYSKLCREILNKIN
- a CDS encoding ParB/RepB/Spo0J family partition protein — its product is MENQTVQHLKIGSIKTDPGQPRKTFSEQGLKELAESISEFGVLQPITVRKTGKTFTIVMGERRYRACKLLDLKTIPCMVRELEKDAILEIQIIENLQRKDVEPVEEAEAIAMLKTKFSPEEIATRIGRNKKFVYGRIKLSELIEGFKHYVRSKEMTLSLAIGVASFPAEEQQMILEGMGGDFKERYVQNAINQQAFDLAKAPFALDDKNLVPKAGACTLCPFNSANQGSLFGDGKQICTKSSCYATKKTKNLLNLIETVKKDGRLLIPKINKYALDSQDNQLFLSILGENGLEIHLMGDMDILNEPVMPTEQSVRDEHHWRELTDDEVKEELEEQMECYSEEVETYTNAPENGFNKGILIDPKTCNWEEVYLRHKEIAKIETSAVPIEKKKMDDCTPTEKIQKMNDREIRKKQIENNKQFEEVVRMVRESEYHNSKKTLTTDEMVAFCLVLFENHIGWHNQEEFFKGFLGKSGKKDAAGVVEEFRKNFKKEVFHKLIRFVMAREVHFGELNHKNNNVNSSVYTAIRPFLTKEFETIESDFEQKRIKREKRLNERIAALEKENEMLKSA
- a CDS encoding type II toxin-antitoxin system RelE/ParE family toxin, translating into MTYRFQILEAADHDIAEAILQYEKVRKGLSVDFELCLEEGYADILNTPLGYQVRYREVRIKFIRRFPYGIHYMVEDDMITVISVFHQSRSPRKWFKRLGEK
- a CDS encoding addiction module protein translates to MDIQDIKKMPVAKRILIAQDIWDSIEDKDSIELSDETKAELDNRIDYHKSGKAKYYSLEESRERNAKLRNDL